A single window of Aspergillus flavus chromosome 4, complete sequence DNA harbors:
- a CDS encoding putative methyltransferase: MADADDFETGDLFKDPEGFYEPEKEPTFAEHHMLSGQTVRVRLVGDHPLYGNLLWNAGRTSSHYIEEHAHELIAGKDVLEIGAAAGVPSIIAAVMGARTSVMTDYPDPDLVGNMRYNAEISAPLIPKNSSLHVDGYKWGSPVEPLLAYLPAGSTGFDVLIMADVVYSWREHGNLIKTMQMTLKKSPDSVALVIFTPYEPWFLPRTETFFPLAEQNGFRVTKIFEKLMDAVLFENDPGDEKLRRTVFGYEIRWADDQLK, translated from the exons ATGGCGGATGCAGATGACTTCGAAACGGGGGACCTCTTCAAGGACCCCGAGGGCTTCTACGAGCCGGAAAAGGAGCCCACCTTCGCAGAGCACCACATGCTCTCCGGCCAAACGGTGCGCGTGCGCTTAGTTGGGGACCATCCTCTTTAT GGTAACCTTCTCTGGAACGCCGGCCGAACAAGCTCCCACTACATCGAAGAACATGCGCACGAGCTCATCGCCGGCAAAGATGTGCTCGAGATCGGCGCCGCTGCCGGCGTCCCCAGCATTATCGCCGCGGTCATGGGCGCTCGCACTTCCGTGATGACCGACTACCCGGATCCCGATCTCGTTGGTAACATGCGCTACAATGCGGAGATCTCCGCACCGTTGATCCCTAAGAACTCGTCCCTGCACGTTGACGGATATAAGTGGGGGAGCCCTGTGGAACCGTTGTTGGCGTACCTGCCGGCTGGGTCGACGGGCTTCGATGTCCTGATCATGGCAGATGTGGTGTACAGCTGGCGGGAGCATGGCAATTTGATCAAGACGATGCAAATGACGCTGAAGAAGTCGCCCGATTCCGTTGCCTTGGTCATCTTCACACCGTACGAACCGTGGTTCTTGCCCAGGACGGAGACGTTCTTCCCGTTGGCGGAGCAGAATGGATTTCGCGTGACGAAGATCTTTGAGAAGCTTATGGATGCGGTCTTGTTTGAGAACGATCCTGGT gatgagaagctTAGGAGGACCGTTTTTGGATACGAGATTAGGTGGGCCGACGATCAGCTCAAATAG
- a CDS encoding P-loop containing nucleoside triphosphate hydrolase protein, giving the protein MLTPDCILPPVHEGLESILLFEDFAVAWETSDHDRRLALFLALIKCIRWEIAKIVVPRLCVVIFNMAQPFLLSRAIVYFGSTGSRLPRDTAGDLIRDSAIVFIGIAISNATYEHLGHRAMAMLRSGTTALVYHTMMWLHIDIAHEFGAISLVDADIDSVAEFVRRTVCDTWANALQLGLATWLLSAQIGATCTVPIIFAIVGSVSRHQKSWLEATQKRVDFTTKVLGSTKAIKMLGLIEGMVYMIEVLRTEELKISKKFQRIQAARVLLGKPHWTRKIRLEGSSVFSVSQAITSLSLINLLLTPLQDLLFAIPDAFSSIKCLDRVQNFLTRKSQNDKRMVGLTSPGLMPSLQPPVPLPRAPGNASPRLRTAVLELNNVTIGTGLDHSKHIGRLTLRLSTPSLTMIVGPVGCGKSILLKTILGEIEPVEGEISISDLEVAYCGQLPWIVNKYIRENIIAGSRCYDGEWYRSIIHACCLDDDLREMPVGDNTLIGRQGTKLSKGQRQRIAIARAVYARKPFAFFDDVLNDLDQVTARKVFDRVFSARGILRRIGCIVLFASHSVNHLPQADLVIAFGEDGLEIERPRNSREENIATDEMAAKRRMTRGAANIEDQTRETNGLAIYATAVVWPKVALLLGFLVMEAGLGVLRYVWVTMWSESEDGVSNSRLGFWLGIYASIGLALTNPAIDLYLKLDVVGDYARCFEEPPWGYVKGISFLSRIETGNFVSRFSEDMGLIDKVLPCGVILLGFREFSSNIYCIELTVFTCASLEAFPAIAQVSVVIATVPHIAVAVPFLVGILILIHSVYVRTSRQLRLHEAKTKASLLSHFMDSYDGLVTIRSFGWTSSMRDTTYYLLDTAQRPYYHLICIQRWLVLVIDLIVAALAVLLIGLAVAIKSPIDPGMLGAGLLMMTMLGQNLSGIILSWTSIEPSLSVIAQLKHFVEDTPRELRHRNVINPGVWPAQGAIEFRDVSVSHDSTSDPVLRNITFTLQPGQKLGLCGRTEGQVLFLIISSSTSSLILAILGMAEVKSGRILIDGEDISMLSPAIVRNRIQCLAQEPFVVPGSVRQNLDPLGDKCDSELIVALERVQLWGAMVDRSLMYGFPDCNPLDIMIDDSFLSYGQQQLLCLARHLLKQSTILLLDEPTSDLDAAGDSEIQAVIRSEFSCCTTIMIARNLRTILDFDYVAVIDEGRIVELGNPQSLLSESQSIFGTLYHAETFDQGSDL; this is encoded by the exons ATGTTAACCCCAGACTGTATACTCCCACCCGTGCACGAGGGACTAGAATCGATACTGCTATTCGAGGATTTTGCTGTTGCGTGGGAAACCA GCGACCACGATCGTAGGCTCGCTTTGTTCCTTGCACTCATCAAGTGTATACGGTGGGAGATTGCTAAAATAGTAGTTCCCCGGCTATGTGTGGTGATATTCAACATGGCACAGCCATTTCTGCTCAGTCGGGCAATAGTATACTTCGGATCAACAGGCTCAAGACTGCCTCGAGACACCGCAGGGGACCTGATACGTGACTCTGCAATCGTTTTTATTGGAATCGCA ATCTCAAATGCAACTTATGAGCACTTGGGCCATCGCGCTATGGCCATGCTTCGTTCTGGGACGACTGCCCTTGTATATCATACAATGATGTGGTTGCATATAGACATTGCTCACGAGTTTGGCGCTATTTCCCTGGTAGATGCAGATATTGACTCAGTTGCGGAGTTCGTCCGCCGTACGGTTTGTGATACTTGGGCAAATGCCTTACAGCTGGGCCTAGCTACTTGGCTTTTATCGGCCCAAATTGGTGCTACCTGTACTGTCCCTATCATTTTTGCTATAG tggGCTCGGTGTCACGTCATCAGAAATCATGGCTCGAGGCCACTCAGAAGCGTGTCGACTTTACCACAAAAGTACTAGGGTCCACCAAGGCGATAAAGATGCTCGGGCTTATAGAAGGCATGGTCTATATGATTGAAGTCCTTCGTACAGAAGAGCTTAAGATCTCCAAGAAGTTTCAAAGAATCCAAGCAGCCAGGGTGTTGCTCGGTAAGCCCCATTGGACACGCAAAATTCG ATTGGAAGGGTCTAGTGTCTTTTCTGTATCGCAAGCAATCACTTCCTTGTCACTAATAAACCTGTTGCTTACACCCCTTCAAGATTTGCTCTTTGCCATCCCTGAtgctttctcttctattAAGTGTCTTGACAGAGTCCAGAATTTCTTGACCCGGAAGTCTCAAAATGACAAGAGAATGGTCGGACTGACATCTCCCGGATTGATGCCTTCATTGCAGCCACCAGTTCCCTTACCGAGAGCTCCAGGAAATGCCTCACCAAGGCTGAGAACTGCAGTTCTAGAATTGAATAATGTTACGATTGGAACTGGGCTGGACCATTCGAAACATATTGGGAGGTTGACGCTGAGACTTTCAACTCCCTCGCTCACTATGATAGTAGGCCCCGTGGGCTGTGGTAAATCGATATTGCTAAAGACAATCCTCGGTGAAATTGAACCAGTCGAAGGCGAGATCTCCATCAGCGACCTGGAAGTTGCGTACTGTGGTCAGTTGCCGTGGATCGTCAATAAGTATATTCGGGAAAACATAATAGCAGGGTCCCGCTGTTACGATGGCGAGTGGTATCGTTCGATAATCCACGCATGTTGCTTGGACGATGATTTACGAGAAATGCCCGTTGGCGATAATACATTGATTGGCAGGCAGGGTACCAAACTCAGCAAAgggcaaaggcaaagaata GCCATCGCTCGCGCAGTCTACGCACGAAAGCCCTTTGCATTCTTCGATGACGTCCTTAACGACCTTGATCAAGTTACTGCGCGGAAAGTGTTCGACCGTGTCTTCAGTGCAAGGGGCATTCTCCGGCGGATTGGGTGTATAGTATTATTCGCTTCTCATAGTG TAAATCACCTGCCACAAGCGGATCTCGTTATTGcatttggtgaagatggcCTTGAAATAG AAAGGCCCAGAAATAGCCGCGAAGAAAACATCGCAACGGACGAAATGGCtgcgaaaagaagaatgacaCGAGGCGCTGCAAACATTGAAGACCAAACCCGAGAGACAAACGGCCTAGCGATCTATGCAACAGCTGTCGTGTGGCCAAAGGTTGCTCTTTTACTGGGATTTCTGGTTATGGAAGCAGGCTTGGGCGTTTTGCGCT ATGTCTGGGTTACCATGTGGTCTGAAAGTGAAGACGGTGTCTCAAACTCGAGACTAGGGTTCTGGCTCGGGATATATGCCTCAATAGGGCTTG CTTTGACTAATCCGGCGATTGATTTGTATTTGAAGTTGGATGTGGTTGGTGATTATGCCCGCTGCTTCGAAGAGCCTCCATGGGGTTATGTTAAGGGCA TATCCTTCCTTTCTCGCATTGAAACGGGCAATTTTGTGAGCAG ATTTAGTGAGGACAtgggattgattgataaggTTCTACCATGTGGCGTTATTTTGTTAGGCTTTCGTGAGTTTTCGAGCAACATCTATTGTATTGAGCTGACGGTTTTCACTTGTGCATCTTTAGAGGCTTTCCCAGCCATCGCCCAAGTTAGCGTCGTGATAGCGACTGTGCCACATATTGCCGTGGCAGTACCTTTTCTAGTTGGCATACTGATCTTGATTCATAGTGTGTATGTTCGGACATCGCGCCAATTACGCCTGCACGA GGCTAAAACCAAGGCTTCGTTACTTTCACATTTCATGGACTCTTACGATGGCCTCGTTACTATCCGTAGTTTTGGATGGACGTCATCTATGAGGGACACGACGTACTATTTGCTCGACACAGCGCAGCGACCGTACTATCACCTTATATGCATTCAGCGGTGGCTTGTGCTTGTCATCGACTTGATTGTAGCCGCATTGGCTGTGTTGTTGATCGGGTTGGCTGTTGCGATCAAATCACCTATCGACCCTGGAATGCTTGGTGCTGGGTTGCTAATGATGACAATGCTTGGGCAGAACCTTTCAGGTATAATTCTGAGTTGGACTTCGATCGAGCCATCGCTTAGTGTCATCGCACAGCTCAAGCATTTCGTTGAGGATACACCGAGGGAATTGCGGCATCGCAATGTTATAAACCCCGGCGTCTGGCCAGCACAAGGAGCCATCGAATTCAGAGACGTATCCGTCAGCCATGACTCCACATCCGATCCGGTACTACGAAATATCACGTTCACTCTTCAACCTGGACAGAAGCTGGGACTATGTGGACGAACTGAGGGGCAAGTACTATTCCTGATCAT TTCCAGTAGCACAAGCTCACTTATTCTCGCCATACTTGGGATGGCTGAAGTGAAGTCCGGTCGAATCCTCATCGACGGGGAAGACATCTCAATGTTGTCGCCAGCCATAGTTCGCAACAGGATACAATGCCTAGCCCAAGAGCCTTTCGTAGTTCCCGGTTCTGTTAGACAAAATCTCGACCCACTTGGGGACAAATGCGATAGCGAACTCATTGTCGCACTGGAGCGCGTCCAACTCTGGGGGGCCATGGTGGATAGATCTCTCATGTACGGGTTCCCTGACTGCAACCCTCTCGATATTATGATCGACGACAGCTTTCTATCATATGGTCAGCAGCAGCTTCTGTGTCTTGCACGGCACCTGCTGAAGCAGAGTACGATATTGCTCCTGGATGAGCCTACTAGCGA TCTTGACGCCGCAGGGGATTCAGAGATCCAGGCGGTCATCCGATCGGAGTTTAGCTGTTGCACGACTATCATGATTGCGCGAAATCTTCGGACAATTCTGGACTTTGACTACGTGGCGGTGATTGACGAAGGTCGAATCGTCGAGTTGGGGAACCCGCAGTCTTTGCTGTCGGAGTCTCAAAGTATTTTTGGGACATTGTATCACGCCGAGACATTCGATCAAGGGAGTGATTTATAG
- a CDS encoding F-box domain protein: MSVMTRNLDCIPYDVFYQVASTLDCHDFVHLSRVNRSLNALMRNESLARKTVENHLLHTKEGQQANEKKSGYRKALGRLYDIKEAVATADPYSASIIGYGSAFLYSGGALCYVFNDEIRALDVHGASQVEHVLNLHAVLSRVIPDCDPTEDPTQLSLMNYSHGVLAFSVEIVERRETWLLAVDMRRKTEGGKGRLRLRRQLENKQRLFVRHNQSYLYYGTHSGAGYHGYKQWIVNCFELATGKQTNEKPVQLHDFAGNEIGQTVCFDVHQDHLYAVSTQTAFEMEEVDWTSFYVWVCVAPTNNTKRVTLNRTWRRQHREGPINDSWSDISLRHDEATKQLIILECRREWHKGGSENFRTYYVQPLPSPAEIMQSKHQGEACRPVSLPDEPLTKTLDPSSKPNYERPRKRLRRHYHPEYTLGHDDPVHRQDFILNRTKLRTYNLSASTFVDLVNDPCPTPGSLIPHDRLRLRMVSRKRKCPIDEAGEEGTPNLLYQPEITEEDQEEDGQAAGCSEERFASRGVRLWPPDNAPAELTQLLCPSKRTGKVEAMADERTIIYTVNQEGLSSDLQAIILINFDPALRLPGLQRLDMSGTPETQPNTTTGPPTFNPASPRRANHKEPSVREERAMHLHIQRGFWLR, translated from the exons ATGTCAGTGATGACCAGAAATCTGGATTGTATCCCTTACGATGTTTTCTATCAAGTGGCATCCACCCTGGACTGTCATGACTTCGTACATCTCAGCCGGGTAAATCGAAGCCTGAATGCCTTGATGCGAAACGAATCACTGGCACGGAAGACAGTCGAG AACCACCTCCTCCATACCAAGGAAGGGCAACAAGCAAACGAGAAGAAATCGGGATACCGCAAAGCACTGGGGCGTCTATATGACATCAAGGAAGCGGTGGCAACAGCAGATCCATACTCGGCCTCGATCATCGGCTACGGAAGTGCCTTTCTCTACAGCGGCGGTGCGCTGTGCTACGTGTTCAACGACGAGATCCGCGCTTTGGATGTCCATGGGGCCAGCCAAGTTGAGCATGTCCTGAACCTGCACGCGGTGCTATCGCGCGTGATCCCGGATTGCGACCCGACTGAAGACCCAACCCAACTGTCGCTGATGAACTACAGTCATGGCGTGCTGGCATTTTCAGTGGAGATTGTAGAACGGCGAGAAACCTGGCTCCTGGCGGTGGATATGCGGCGAAAGACGGAAGGGGGAAAGGGGCGATTGCGCCTGCGCCGGCAACTCGAGAACAAACAGCGATTATTCGTGAGACACAACCAATCTTACCTCTATTACGGGACCCACTCCGGTGCGGGTTATCATGGGTATAAGCAATGGATCGTCAATTGCTTCGAGCTGGCAACGGGCAAACAGACGAATGAGAAACCGGTGCAGTTGCACGATTTCGCCGGCAACGAAATCGGACAAACGGTCTGTTTTGATGTACACCAGGACCATCTGTACGCCGTGTCGACGCAGACAGCTTTCGAAATGGAAGAAGTCGACTGGACCTCATTCTACGTTTGGGTCTGCGTGGCCCCCACCAACAATACGAAGCGCGTGACACTCAACCGGACCTGGCGCCGACAGCATCGGGAAGGCCCCATTAACGACTCCTGGTCAGATATCTCCCTGCGACACGATGAGGCCACGAAACAGCTGATCATCCTGGAATGTCGTCGCGAGTGGCACAAGGGCGGCAGCGAGAATTTCCGCACCTACTACGTGCAGCCGCTCCCGTCGCCCGCCGAGATCATGCAAAGTAAGCACCAGGGCGAAGCCTGCCGTCCCGTCTCTCTGCCGGACGAACCGTTGACCAAAACCCTGGACCCGTCCAGCAAACCGAACTACGAACGCCCCCGGAAGCGCCTCCGCCGACACTACCACCCCGAATACACTCTGGGCCATGACGACCCCGTACATCGACAGGACTTCATCCTGAACCGCACCAAGCTACGCACGTACAACCTCTCCGCCTCGACCTTCGTCGATCTCGTTAACGACCCATGCCCAACCCCGGGCAGCCTGATCCCGCACGACCGGCTGCGACTGCGCATGGTGTCACGCAAGCGCAAGTGCCCGATCGACGAGGCGGGCGAAGAAGGAACCCCCAACCTGCTCTATCAACCGGAGATAACGGAAGAAgaccaggaagaagatggacaAGCCGCAGGTTGCAGTGAAGAGCGCTTCGCATCACGCGGAGTCCGCCTATGGCCGCCTGACAACGCGCCGGCCGAGTTGACGCAACTTCTCTGCCCATCCAAGCGAACCGGCAAGGTGGAGGCCATGGCGGATGAACGGACCATCATCTACACGGTGAACCAGGAGGGCCTGAGCTCGGATCTTCAGGcgatcatcctcatcaactTCGATCCGGCGCTGCGACTGCCCGGTCTGCAGCGCTTGGACATGTCTGGCACGCCTgaaacccaacccaacacGACGACGGGCCCTCCCACCTTCAACCCTGCCAGTCCGCGTAGGGCGAACCACAAGGAGCCATCTGTCCGAGAGGAACGGGCGATGCACTTGCACATCCAACGTGGATTCTGGCTACGATAG
- a CDS encoding metacaspase (metacaspase CasB) translates to MYHPNYNYPPPQPGWGGGYYPPPQQHQQQQQQWSPPPPQPYYSNGYPPPSQSPHSYSPPQYPPHGQYEYGHHTPTPPPSSGSQYRSYHSHSPSWGQMPPRPPMEAQQFGKGAPSNYRFQYSACTGRRKALLIGINYAGQPNALRGCINDVTNMSTFLHERYGYRREDMVILTDDQQNPMSVPTKANILRAMQWLVKDAQRNDSLFIHFSGHGGRTPDLDGDEEDGYDDVIYPVDYRTAGHIVDDDMHAIMVRPLQPGVRLTAIFDSCHSGTALDLPYVYSTQGILKEPNLAKEAAQDLFSAITSYGQGDFASVAQTAIGFLKKAALGESARERTVKTKTSPADVVMFSGSKDTQTSADTFQDGQARGALSWAFIKTLQARPNQSYLQLLNSIRSELEGKYSQKPQLSCSHPLDTNLLFVM, encoded by the exons ATGTACCACCCAAATTACAATTACCCTCCCCCGCAGCCGGGTTGGGGAGGTGGTTACTACCCGCCGCCGCAGCaacatcagcagcagcagcagcagtggtcaccaccaccgccgcagcCTTACTA TTCCAATGGATACCCTCCTCCATCGCAATCCCCCCATTCATATTCTCCACCACAATATCCGCCCCACGGCCAATATGAATATGGCCATCACACTCCGACCCCGCCCCCATCGTCGGGGTCACAGTATCGCTCTTATCACA GTCACTCGCCGTCATGGGGCCAAATGCCCCCACGCCCTCCCATGGAGGCGCAGCAGTTCGGCAAGGGAGCTCCGTCCAACTATCGCTTCCAGTACTCCGCTTGTACGGGCCGACGGAAGGCCCTGTTGATTGGGATTAACTATGCCGGGCAGCCGAACGCCCTCCGCGGCTGTATCAATGATGTGACCAACATGTCGACCTTCCTCCATGAAAGATACGGCTACCGGAGAGAAGACATGGTCATCCTGACCGACGACCAACAGAACCCCATGAGTGTCCCAACAAAAGCCAATATCCTGCGAGCGATGCAATGGCTGGTCAAGGATGCGCAGCGGAACGATTCGcttttcattcatttctcAG GACATGGTGGTCGAACACCCGATCTGGAtggagacgaggaggatg GATACGATGACGTTATCTATCCGGTAGACTACCGTACAGCAGGACACATTGTAGACGATGACATGCACGCtattat GGTACGCCCGCTGCAACCGGGTGTTCGACTGACCGCTATTTTCGACTCCTGCCACTCGGGTACTGCCCTGGACCTTCCTTACGTATACTCCACTCAG GGTATTCTGAAAGAACCTAATCTCGCCAAAGAGGCGGCCCAGGACCTCTTTAGCGCCATTACGTCGTATGGACAAGGCGACTTCGCTAGTGTGGCCCAGACTGCAATTGGCTTCCTCAAGAAAGCTGCCCTGGGCGAGTCTGCTCGCGAACGAACCGTTAAAACCAAGACTTCCCCTGCGGATGTCGTCATGTTTTCAGGTTCCAAGGATACCCAAACTTC AGCGGATACCTTCCAGGACGGACAGGCTCGAGGTGCATTGAGCTGGGCCTTTATCAAGACGTTACAAGCGCGTCCAAACCAGAGCTATTTACAACTGCTTAACTCGATCCGGTCCGAATTAGAAGGCAAATACAGTCAGAAGCCGCAGCTGAGCTGCAGCCACCCTCTAG ATACCAACTTGCTTTTTGTGATGTGA